From Bacteroidales bacterium, one genomic window encodes:
- a CDS encoding Hsp20/alpha crystallin family protein, whose amino-acid sequence MMPILRRNNESWLPGIFNDIFSDDDWMIKANASAPAVNVIENAKDYKIEVAAPGMTKEDFKVNVDENDNLIISMEKKNENNQGKENSHYLRREFSYSKFQQVMTLPDNADKEKISAKVNNGILNIQIPKLQEDQIKKQQKLINVE is encoded by the coding sequence ATGATGCCAATTTTAAGAAGAAACAATGAGAGCTGGTTACCAGGTATCTTTAATGATATCTTCAGCGACGATGATTGGATGATTAAAGCTAACGCTTCTGCACCTGCAGTAAACGTCATTGAAAATGCTAAAGATTATAAGATTGAGGTGGCAGCACCGGGAATGACCAAGGAAGATTTCAAGGTCAATGTAGATGAGAACGATAACCTTATAATCTCCATGGAGAAAAAGAATGAGAACAATCAGGGCAAGGAGAATAGCCACTACCTGAGACGCGAGTTCTCATACTCTAAATTCCAGCAAGTTATGACGCTTCCTGACAATGCAGATAAAGAAAAAATTTCTGCAAAAGTTAACAATGGAATTTTGAATATTCAGATTCCTAAATTGCAGGAGGATCAAATTAAAAAGCAGCAAAAGTTGATTAACGTTGAATAG
- a CDS encoding RecX family transcriptional regulator, translated as MTKEQALNRLMGECSRNEMCSGQARAKLEKWMAAQKTVVLTQPDIEEIIKTLVKEKFIDDARFAGAYIRDRYKFYGWGPRKVEFQMKTLGIPVEIIKEAIETESELAAETLKKIVAAKSSEVKRRSERATSHKNDDDTADESSSYKVQQQARAKIIKFALSRGFDYGEIMKAIKE; from the coding sequence ATGACAAAGGAACAGGCGCTTAACAGATTGATGGGGGAGTGCAGCCGCAATGAGATGTGCAGCGGACAGGCGCGCGCAAAGTTGGAGAAGTGGATGGCGGCGCAGAAAACTGTTGTGCTTACACAACCTGATATAGAGGAGATTATAAAGACTCTTGTCAAAGAGAAATTTATAGATGATGCAAGGTTTGCAGGGGCTTATATTCGCGACAGATATAAATTTTATGGTTGGGGACCGCGCAAAGTGGAGTTCCAAATGAAAACTCTTGGAATACCTGTCGAGATTATAAAAGAGGCAATTGAAACTGAGTCAGAGCTTGCCGCAGAGACTCTTAAAAAAATTGTTGCCGCAAAAAGCTCTGAGGTTAAAAGACGTTCAGAAAGAGCAACATCGCACAAAAATGATGATGATACGGCAGATGAAAGCAGCTCCTATAAAGTTCAACAACAGGCGCGTGCAAAGATTATCAAGTTTGCGCTCTCCAGAGGTTTTGACTACGGAGAGATAATGAAAGCCATAAAGGAATAA
- a CDS encoding patatin-like phospholipase family protein has translation MRKFLAVITVFLLVVCGNGQQAGAITQKDTLAVNKSVGKKKRPVVGLVLCGGGAKGAAHIGVLKRLEELHVPVDLIVGTSMGALIGGLYSMGYSADQLDSLIGNADWSYLLSDNSKRVDASFSRKMSDEKYLINLPFYNLRAGGRLSKVQRDTAKINAEKIARKNSGKTSKDNKANKAANVSATDNSRSQETSLIGRLPSAYISGQNVLNLLNGLAIGYQDSIDFKKLPIPFACMATDLATGEEVVLDHGYLPLSMRASMSIPGVFAPVTIDGKVLVDGGVVNNFPIDIARKMGADIVIGVDVQNDLLKAGDLNSIDKVFNQLIGLMGNDKFLKNKEDADVYIKPDVSKFGTYSFSKSAIDTLVANGYAAALVKDERLQSLLRKTGPANFHGTDQEKNSSAREIYRSKFKIGEIGMDGVSPNDKKWLLNLAGISENSTVSGAQINEAISLFIGTQAFSQVAYQLAQQKSGEEKLTFIFKKGPTNIISFGAHYDSEEAAALLLHLGIHQYDLHGSRFGITARLSYNPYIKNEYTYVFRHFPRFVAMYEFGTRDLNIYSSNVSKNNISYIYNGVEACFANMYLRNFDIKAGVKIQNFKFTKFLSDYINESDYTLKARSYASVFADAKMDNRDSKYFAKRGMYLDASAEYYFAGFHSGFNRFAAFRLGYHLAINLTHDFVLIPYIYARVTLNNKSEFPFYNFVGGSEEGRYIDHQIPFIGINYANAMNKSVAVARLDLRKKIGKKHYVYAICNYMRTEGNLGGIIDISKGGYWGAALKYSYDTPLGPLSFNLHWSDYNHKVGAYVSLGYYF, from the coding sequence ATGAGGAAGTTTCTTGCAGTCATAACTGTTTTTCTTTTAGTTGTTTGCGGCAACGGTCAGCAGGCGGGGGCAATTACTCAAAAAGATACGTTAGCCGTAAATAAATCTGTCGGGAAGAAAAAAAGACCGGTAGTTGGTTTGGTATTATGTGGCGGCGGTGCAAAAGGAGCTGCGCATATTGGAGTGCTTAAAAGGCTGGAGGAGCTGCATGTCCCGGTAGATTTGATTGTCGGGACTTCTATGGGTGCGCTTATAGGTGGTTTGTATTCAATGGGTTACAGCGCAGACCAGCTGGATTCTTTAATTGGGAATGCGGATTGGTCTTATCTTTTGAGTGACAACTCTAAAAGGGTTGACGCATCTTTTTCCAGGAAGATGTCGGATGAAAAATACCTAATAAATTTGCCATTCTACAACTTGAGGGCCGGCGGAAGATTAAGCAAGGTGCAGAGGGATACGGCAAAAATTAATGCAGAAAAAATTGCAAGAAAAAATAGCGGTAAAACATCAAAAGATAACAAAGCTAATAAGGCTGCAAATGTTTCCGCAACTGATAACTCGCGCTCACAAGAAACATCTTTAATAGGCAGATTGCCAAGTGCTTATATAAGCGGACAAAATGTTCTTAATCTGCTCAACGGACTTGCAATAGGGTACCAGGATTCAATAGATTTCAAAAAACTTCCAATCCCGTTTGCGTGCATGGCTACTGATTTGGCAACCGGAGAAGAGGTTGTTTTGGATCATGGCTATCTTCCTCTCTCCATGAGAGCCAGCATGTCAATTCCGGGAGTATTTGCCCCTGTTACAATTGACGGAAAAGTTTTGGTGGATGGTGGTGTTGTGAATAATTTCCCGATAGATATTGCCCGCAAAATGGGTGCGGATATTGTGATTGGCGTAGACGTTCAGAATGACTTGCTTAAGGCTGGTGACTTGAACTCAATTGATAAAGTTTTCAATCAGCTGATTGGCCTTATGGGAAATGATAAATTCCTTAAGAATAAGGAAGATGCAGATGTTTATATAAAGCCTGATGTTTCAAAATTTGGCACTTATAGTTTCAGCAAAAGCGCAATAGATACTTTGGTAGCAAACGGGTATGCCGCCGCGTTGGTTAAGGATGAAAGGTTGCAGTCTCTTCTGAGAAAAACGGGGCCGGCAAATTTTCATGGAACAGACCAGGAGAAGAATTCCTCCGCCAGGGAGATTTACCGCTCAAAATTTAAGATTGGCGAGATAGGGATGGATGGAGTTTCTCCAAATGATAAAAAGTGGCTGCTTAACCTAGCCGGAATTTCAGAAAACAGTACTGTAAGCGGAGCCCAGATTAATGAAGCAATATCATTATTTATTGGAACTCAGGCATTTTCACAAGTTGCTTATCAGCTTGCGCAGCAAAAGAGCGGGGAGGAAAAACTGACTTTTATTTTTAAGAAGGGACCAACTAACATCATAAGTTTTGGAGCGCATTATGATTCAGAAGAGGCGGCGGCACTGCTGCTGCATCTTGGAATTCACCAATATGATTTGCATGGTTCCAGATTTGGAATTACAGCAAGGCTAAGTTATAATCCTTACATTAAAAATGAGTATACTTATGTCTTCAGACATTTTCCGCGCTTTGTGGCGATGTATGAATTTGGTACTAGAGATTTAAACATCTATAGTTCAAATGTTTCCAAAAATAATATTTCATACATATATAACGGAGTGGAAGCATGTTTTGCAAATATGTATTTGAGAAATTTTGATATAAAAGCGGGAGTAAAAATTCAGAATTTTAAATTCACAAAATTTTTATCTGACTACATAAATGAATCTGATTATACTTTAAAAGCACGCAGTTATGCCAGTGTTTTTGCAGATGCAAAAATGGATAATCGGGACAGTAAATATTTTGCCAAAAGGGGAATGTATCTGGATGCGTCCGCTGAGTATTACTTTGCAGGGTTCCATTCCGGATTTAACAGATTTGCAGCTTTTCGCCTTGGTTATCATCTGGCAATAAATCTTACTCATGATTTTGTGCTTATCCCTTATATTTATGCAAGAGTAACTCTCAACAATAAGTCGGAATTTCCTTTTTACAACTTTGTAGGTGGCTCAGAGGAAGGAAGATACATAGATCATCAGATTCCGTTCATTGGGATAAATTATGCAAACGCAATGAATAAATCAGTTGCGGTTGCACGGTTGGATTTGCGCAAAAAAATTGGCAAAAAACATTATGTTTACGCTATCTGCAATTATATGAGAACAGAGGGCAATCTTGGTGGAATAATAGATATTTCCAAAGGTGGTTATTGGGGTGCCGCTCTCAAATATTCTTATGATACTCCGCTTGGTCCGCTCAGTTTTAATCTTCACTGGTCAGATTATAACCACAAAGTAGGAGCTTATGTATCACTTGGTTATTACTTTTAG
- a CDS encoding radical SAM protein: MKEKLLGKNIGELKEICKALSLPSFAGGQIAQWLYKKRVASFEQMTNLSLLSRQKLSENYAVGLVLPAEAAVSKDGTKKYLFPCHTGSFIEAVMIPEEERATLCVSSQAGCRMGCKFCMTGRQGFKGNLDAAEILSQFFAIPEAERLTNAVFMGMGEPLDNLENVERAIDVLTAEWGCGWSPKRITVSTIGISSSAPHGTDELQKPLRLKSLRSMRSAGFATSSVPVKSSGDAIGLQQPARLKSLRSMRSPGSATPIARVAVESMLQRYLDETKTHLAVSMHNPFAEERQDMMPAEDLNPLDRTLEIIRQYDFTGQRRVSFEYIMFKGLNDNKRHADAIISKLRGLECRVNLIRFHDIGDTKFQSSPMPVIEQFKERLCNAGITATIRASRGEDIFAACGMLSGLKNKNG; this comes from the coding sequence ATGAAAGAGAAACTTTTAGGCAAAAATATCGGTGAACTTAAGGAGATTTGCAAAGCCCTTTCCCTGCCCTCATTTGCGGGAGGTCAAATTGCGCAATGGCTTTATAAAAAGAGAGTTGCAAGTTTTGAGCAAATGACAAACCTTTCTCTTTTATCACGACAGAAACTTTCTGAAAATTACGCTGTTGGACTGGTACTGCCGGCTGAAGCGGCTGTGTCAAAGGATGGTACAAAAAAATATCTTTTTCCTTGTCATACAGGCTCGTTTATAGAGGCTGTTATGATTCCGGAGGAGGAGCGCGCAACTTTGTGTGTTTCTTCTCAGGCTGGGTGCCGGATGGGATGTAAATTTTGCATGACCGGCAGACAGGGTTTCAAGGGGAATTTGGATGCCGCTGAAATTCTCTCTCAGTTTTTTGCAATTCCTGAGGCTGAAAGGCTTACCAACGCAGTGTTTATGGGGATGGGGGAGCCGCTTGATAACCTTGAGAATGTGGAGCGCGCTATTGATGTGCTTACTGCGGAGTGGGGGTGCGGATGGAGTCCTAAGAGGATTACTGTCAGTACCATCGGGATTAGCAGCTCAGCTCCTCACGGCACTGATGAGTTGCAGAAACCGCTTCGCTTAAAGTCGCTGCGCTCCATGCGCTCAGCTGGTTTTGCAACTTCATCAGTGCCAGTAAAAAGCTCAGGCGATGCAATCGGCTTGCAGCAGCCCGCTCGCTTAAAGTCGCTGCGCTCCATGCGCTCGCCAGGCTCTGCTACGCCGATTGCTAGAGTTGCTGTGGAGTCTATGTTGCAGCGTTATTTGGATGAGACAAAGACACATCTGGCGGTGAGCATGCACAACCCGTTTGCTGAAGAGCGGCAGGATATGATGCCGGCGGAGGATCTTAACCCGCTTGACAGAACGTTGGAAATCATTAGGCAATATGATTTTACGGGACAGCGCAGAGTAAGCTTTGAATATATCATGTTCAAAGGCCTTAATGACAACAAACGACATGCAGATGCAATCATCTCAAAGTTAAGAGGTTTGGAATGCAGAGTCAACCTGATAAGATTCCATGACATTGGAGATACAAAATTTCAAAGTTCGCCGATGCCTGTGATTGAGCAATTTAAGGAGCGTCTTTGCAATGCGGGCATTACCGCTACAATAAGAGCCTCCAGGGGAGAAGATATTTTTGCGGCGTGCGGAATGTTGAGCGGTCTTAAAAATAAAAATGGATGA
- the recA gene encoding recombinase RecA: MAKEKEKKAAEAAEEVKEEAKETPKAQETNPEKLKALQATLDKIEKDFGKGTIMKLGDQPKFNVSVIPSGSIGLDHALGIGGYPRGRVIEIYGPESSGKTTLAIHAIAEAQRLGGIAAIIDAEHAFDRTYAKKLGVNIDTLLISQPDNGEQALEITDSLIRSGAVDVVVIDSVAALTPKAEIEGEMGDSKMGLQARLMSQALRKLTANISKTNTCCIFINQLREKIGIMFGNPETTTGGNALKFYASVRLDVRKLNQIKDGDDPTGNRTRVKVVKNKMAPPFRKAEFDIVFGEGISKLGEIVDLGVDLDVIKKSGSWFSYGENKLAQGRDGVKQLLRDNPELSDEIEAKVREKLKTISD; this comes from the coding sequence ATGGCTAAAGAGAAAGAGAAAAAGGCTGCTGAAGCAGCAGAAGAGGTAAAGGAAGAGGCAAAAGAGACGCCAAAGGCTCAGGAAACAAATCCTGAAAAACTAAAGGCTCTACAGGCGACTCTGGACAAAATTGAAAAAGATTTTGGCAAGGGGACAATTATGAAATTGGGAGATCAGCCTAAGTTTAATGTTTCTGTTATTCCGTCCGGCTCAATTGGACTTGACCATGCGCTGGGAATTGGAGGTTATCCAAGAGGCAGAGTGATAGAGATTTACGGACCGGAGAGCAGCGGCAAGACTACGCTTGCTATTCATGCAATTGCAGAGGCCCAGAGGCTAGGAGGCATTGCAGCAATCATTGATGCGGAGCATGCATTTGATAGAACTTATGCAAAGAAACTTGGAGTGAATATTGACACTTTGCTTATTTCTCAGCCGGATAACGGAGAGCAGGCGCTGGAAATTACAGACAGCCTTATCCGTTCAGGAGCTGTGGATGTTGTTGTAATTGACTCAGTTGCAGCCCTTACTCCAAAAGCTGAGATAGAGGGCGAGATGGGAGATTCAAAGATGGGATTGCAGGCAAGACTTATGAGCCAGGCACTTAGAAAGCTTACGGCAAACATCAGCAAGACCAACACATGCTGTATTTTTATTAATCAGCTGCGTGAGAAAATTGGAATCATGTTTGGAAATCCTGAGACTACAACCGGCGGTAACGCTCTTAAGTTCTACGCCTCTGTACGTCTGGATGTGAGGAAGTTAAACCAAATCAAAGATGGAGATGATCCGACCGGAAACCGCACAAGAGTAAAGGTTGTCAAGAATAAGATGGCCCCTCCTTTCAGAAAGGCGGAGTTTGACATTGTCTTTGGAGAAGGCATCTCAAAGCTGGGTGAAATTGTTGACCTTGGCGTTGATTTGGATGTCATCAAAAAGAGCGGAAGCTGGTTCAGCTACGGAGAGAATAAATTGGCCCAGGGCAGAGATGGCGTAAAGCAGCTGCTGCGGGACAATCCTGAGCTATCAGATGAAATTGAGGCAAAAGTCAGAGAGAAGCTTAAGACCATCAGCGACTAA
- the trpS gene encoding tryptophan--tRNA ligase has translation METVLSGIRSTGHLHLGNYYGALKNFVRIQDSYKCFFFVADIHSLTTHPHPADFHEGVKIILSEYLAAGLDPDKSAIYVQSDVPEICELYTLLNMISYVGELERTVSFKDKVRKQKNNVNAGLLTYPVLMASDILAHRATKVPVGKDQDQHLEIARTIARRFNTLYGEEVFPEPTNMDFGSGAIKVPGLDGNGKMGKSEGNGIFLCDDEKTITKKVMKAVTDAGPTTPNSEMPESVANLFKILSIVSDKSTVEFFKEKYNDCSIRYGDLKKQLAQDICKQTLPIKARIDDIYNNEEYLRKVVRQGADKARESAAATLALARKAIGFKAF, from the coding sequence ATGGAGACTGTATTGAGCGGCATTAGATCTACCGGCCACCTGCACCTTGGCAACTATTATGGTGCGCTGAAAAATTTTGTAAGAATCCAGGACAGTTATAAATGTTTCTTCTTTGTAGCTGATATTCATTCACTTACCACACACCCGCACCCTGCTGATTTTCATGAGGGGGTAAAAATCATTTTATCAGAGTATCTGGCTGCAGGCCTGGACCCCGATAAATCAGCCATTTACGTACAGAGCGATGTTCCTGAAATCTGCGAGCTTTATACTTTGCTCAATATGATTTCCTATGTTGGGGAGCTGGAAAGGACTGTCTCTTTTAAGGACAAAGTGCGCAAACAGAAGAACAATGTCAATGCGGGCTTGCTTACCTATCCGGTGCTGATGGCCTCTGATATTCTGGCACATAGGGCAACAAAGGTTCCTGTTGGAAAAGACCAGGACCAGCATTTGGAGATTGCAAGAACCATAGCAAGAAGATTCAACACGCTTTACGGAGAAGAGGTTTTTCCGGAGCCAACCAATATGGATTTTGGAAGCGGCGCAATTAAAGTTCCAGGGCTGGACGGCAACGGAAAAATGGGCAAGAGCGAGGGAAACGGAATCTTCCTGTGCGATGATGAAAAGACTATCACAAAGAAAGTTATGAAGGCAGTGACTGATGCCGGTCCTACGACTCCAAATTCAGAAATGCCCGAATCAGTAGCAAATCTTTTCAAGATTCTCTCCATTGTTTCAGACAAGAGCACGGTAGAATTTTTCAAAGAGAAATATAATGATTGCTCCATCAGATACGGAGATTTGAAGAAGCAGCTTGCTCAGGATATTTGCAAGCAGACGCTTCCTATAAAGGCCAGAATAGATGACATTTACAACAATGAAGAGTATCTTCGCAAAGTTGTAAGACAGGGTGCCGATAAAGCAAGGGAGAGCGCTGCGGCAACGCTTGCTCTAGCCCGCAAAGCAATAGGATTCAAAGCATTCTAA
- the dnaG gene encoding DNA primase, whose amino-acid sequence MVDRATIERIMDAANIVDVIGDFVALKRRGSDYIACCPFHNEKTPSFSVSPRLGIYKCFGCGKAGNVVNFVMEHEQMTYVEALKYLGKKYGIEVREREETAEDVERRQHRDSLLIVNEYAQKYFTRSLLETEEGKAVGLSYFRERGFSDQTIKDFLLGYADRERNSFSSQAVKSGYNKEYLTEVGLALEGRNNGSDIDNPDGGLYQNQNGGELYDRFRERVMFPIRGITGRVVAFGGRKLRGDKNIAKYVNSPESSVYVKNKTLYGLFEAKAAIAKAQNCYLVEGYTDVISFHQSGVINVVASCGTSLTQGQIQLIKRFSPKVTVLYDGDAAGIHASLRGIDLFLAEGLEVKVALFPDGEDPDSYARKHTPDELQKFLEDAEEDFISFKYRILSQDIEKDPLKRAKLIGEVVTSISVIPDSIVRSVYIDETAKNLKISPDILNQKVAELRAKRQNDEYWRNKKQEDLQKADTGVPEPEEMNITSPIQEEENLVRKNDYCKEAEQDLIYYLLKFGHNILKNEKNFNYGTESTEQQSVAEYIKTQLDCDGLELINPVLRQIYNEYFTLDATDSTEIVRHFTTGPDNAVAQVVINLFQDKYSLRSEKVKNTLIPEKNILANLVPKAIYIYKAKVVAQRILELTPQLDKAHKEGNAEEEKNLMEQIKLLTQVKKDLTKAAKLIDT is encoded by the coding sequence ATGGTAGACAGGGCAACAATAGAGAGAATTATGGATGCCGCCAACATTGTTGACGTCATTGGGGATTTTGTTGCCTTAAAGCGCAGAGGCTCAGACTATATAGCCTGCTGCCCTTTTCACAATGAGAAGACTCCAAGTTTTTCCGTCTCACCAAGGCTGGGAATTTATAAATGCTTTGGATGCGGCAAGGCTGGGAATGTTGTAAACTTTGTGATGGAGCATGAGCAAATGACTTATGTTGAGGCGCTTAAGTACCTTGGGAAAAAATACGGAATAGAAGTTAGGGAGAGAGAAGAGACCGCGGAGGATGTTGAGAGACGTCAGCACAGAGATTCCCTTTTGATTGTAAATGAGTACGCTCAAAAATATTTTACCCGCTCTCTGCTGGAGACAGAAGAGGGAAAAGCAGTTGGCCTTAGCTATTTTAGAGAGAGAGGTTTCTCTGACCAGACTATAAAAGATTTTTTGCTGGGCTATGCGGACAGGGAGCGCAATTCCTTTAGCAGCCAGGCAGTTAAGAGCGGATACAACAAAGAATATCTTACAGAGGTAGGGCTTGCATTAGAGGGAAGGAATAACGGATCTGATATTGATAATCCCGACGGAGGACTTTATCAAAACCAAAACGGAGGAGAACTTTATGACCGCTTCAGGGAGAGGGTCATGTTCCCTATCCGCGGCATAACGGGAAGAGTTGTTGCATTTGGCGGAAGAAAATTGCGCGGAGATAAAAACATAGCAAAATATGTTAACTCGCCTGAGAGTTCCGTGTATGTGAAAAATAAGACTCTTTACGGATTATTTGAAGCCAAAGCTGCAATTGCAAAGGCCCAAAACTGCTATCTTGTAGAGGGTTACACAGATGTCATTTCTTTCCATCAAAGCGGAGTTATTAATGTTGTTGCAAGCTGCGGCACATCTCTTACGCAAGGACAGATTCAGCTCATAAAAAGATTCTCTCCAAAAGTAACCGTCCTTTATGACGGAGATGCCGCGGGAATTCATGCCTCATTAAGAGGGATAGACTTATTCCTGGCGGAAGGCCTGGAGGTAAAAGTTGCTCTGTTCCCGGACGGCGAAGACCCCGATTCTTATGCACGCAAACATACGCCTGACGAACTTCAAAAATTCCTGGAAGATGCAGAAGAAGATTTTATCTCATTCAAGTATCGCATTCTTAGCCAGGATATTGAGAAGGATCCGCTAAAACGCGCAAAGCTGATTGGGGAAGTTGTCACAAGTATCTCCGTAATACCGGATTCCATTGTCCGCAGCGTTTACATAGATGAAACCGCAAAAAATCTAAAAATATCTCCGGACATTCTGAATCAGAAAGTTGCAGAGCTGCGCGCAAAGAGGCAGAATGATGAGTACTGGAGGAACAAGAAGCAGGAGGATTTGCAAAAGGCTGATACGGGAGTACCTGAGCCGGAGGAGATGAACATCACATCACCTATTCAGGAGGAGGAAAATCTTGTCCGCAAAAATGATTACTGCAAAGAGGCGGAGCAAGATTTAATTTATTACCTGCTTAAGTTTGGACACAACATTTTAAAGAACGAGAAGAACTTTAACTACGGCACGGAAAGCACAGAGCAGCAAAGCGTTGCAGAGTATATAAAAACGCAGCTGGATTGCGACGGACTGGAACTTATCAATCCTGTCTTAAGGCAAATTTACAATGAATACTTCACTTTGGACGCGACGGATTCAACAGAGATAGTAAGACATTTTACCACAGGTCCCGATAATGCAGTAGCTCAGGTTGTGATAAATTTGTTTCAGGACAAATACTCCTTGAGGAGCGAAAAAGTAAAAAATACCCTTATACCGGAAAAAAACATACTTGCCAATCTTGTTCCAAAAGCAATTTATATTTACAAGGCCAAAGTTGTTGCGCAAAGAATTCTGGAGCTAACTCCGCAGCTGGATAAGGCTCATAAAGAGGGAAATGCAGAAGAAGAGAAAAATCTGATGGAACAAATCAAGCTGCTCACTCAGGTCAAAAAAGATTTGACAAAAGCGGCAAAATTAATTGATACATAA
- the metG gene encoding methionine--tRNA ligase has product MEKKFKRHLITAALPYANGSVHIGHLAGVYVPADIYARFQRLKGEDVLFVCGSDEHGVPITIKAKQQGCTPQDIVDKYHAIIKDSFNRFGISFSIYSRTSSKIHAETASEFFLKLYKDGAFVEQESEQYFDTATNTFLADRYIVGTCPKCGFEGAYGDQCEKCGSTLSPDELINPHSSISGATPIKKKTKHWYLPLDKYEDWLKDWILNNHKEWKTNVYGQCKSWLDGGLKPRAVTRDLDWGIPVPLDDAKGKVLYVWFDAPIGYISNTKELLPNEWEKWWKSEDTHMVHFIGKDNIVFHCIVFPAMLKAHGGYVLPDNVPANEFLNLEGDKISTSRNWAVWLEDYLADFPGQQDVLRYALCANAPETKDNDFTWKDFQARNNSELVAIYGNFVNRSIVLTHKYFDGKVPAIPEGALQQIDKDFIAAIPQIKEQLQNSLENFKFRDALKEAMNMARLGNKYLTDTEPWKVIKTDKDRVAVILNLSLQLCANLSIAFEPFCPFSSKKLQAMLNIAPANKEICPISKPSGLIDWANIGRTDLLEAGHVINAPELLFSKIEDDAVNAQVQKLNDTKKANAAKAAEAAAKVVAPQKAECVIDDFDKMDIRTATVLEAVKVPKTDKLLKLTIDTGIDKRVIVSGIAEYYTPEQMVGKQICILANLKPRMLRGIESKGMILMAKDGAGKMRFVTPQEVVANGAQIG; this is encoded by the coding sequence ATGGAGAAGAAGTTTAAAAGACATTTGATTACGGCCGCACTGCCTTATGCAAACGGCTCTGTCCACATTGGCCATCTTGCAGGAGTTTATGTTCCCGCCGATATTTATGCGCGTTTCCAACGTCTTAAGGGTGAGGATGTTCTATTTGTATGCGGAAGCGACGAACACGGAGTTCCAATCACCATTAAAGCAAAACAGCAGGGCTGCACTCCACAAGATATCGTGGATAAATATCATGCGATAATCAAAGATTCTTTTAACCGTTTTGGAATTAGCTTTAGCATCTACTCCAGAACAAGTTCTAAAATTCATGCAGAAACTGCCTCTGAGTTTTTCCTTAAACTTTATAAAGACGGCGCATTTGTAGAGCAAGAAAGCGAGCAATATTTTGATACTGCAACCAACACTTTCCTGGCCGACAGATACATTGTCGGAACTTGTCCAAAGTGCGGATTTGAAGGAGCTTACGGGGACCAATGTGAAAAATGCGGCAGCACTTTAAGCCCGGATGAACTAATAAATCCACACTCTTCCATAAGCGGCGCAACTCCAATTAAAAAGAAAACAAAGCATTGGTATTTGCCTTTGGATAAATATGAAGATTGGCTAAAAGACTGGATACTAAACAATCACAAGGAGTGGAAAACAAATGTTTACGGACAGTGCAAGTCATGGCTGGACGGTGGTTTAAAGCCAAGAGCCGTAACAAGAGATTTGGACTGGGGCATTCCAGTTCCGCTGGATGATGCAAAAGGAAAAGTTCTATATGTTTGGTTTGATGCTCCAATCGGCTATATATCAAACACTAAGGAGCTTCTTCCAAATGAATGGGAAAAATGGTGGAAGAGCGAAGACACCCACATGGTTCACTTCATTGGAAAGGATAACATTGTCTTCCACTGCATAGTTTTCCCCGCAATGCTAAAGGCTCACGGCGGATATGTTCTGCCTGATAATGTTCCCGCAAATGAATTCTTAAATCTAGAAGGAGATAAGATTTCCACCTCCCGCAACTGGGCGGTATGGCTGGAGGATTATCTTGCAGATTTCCCTGGACAACAAGATGTTCTGCGCTACGCACTTTGTGCAAATGCGCCGGAAACAAAGGATAATGATTTCACGTGGAAAGATTTCCAGGCCCGCAACAACAGTGAACTTGTTGCTATCTACGGCAACTTCGTAAACCGCAGTATTGTTTTGACACACAAGTATTTTGACGGAAAAGTTCCTGCAATTCCGGAAGGTGCGCTGCAACAGATAGACAAAGATTTTATAGCAGCAATTCCTCAAATTAAAGAGCAGCTTCAAAACAGCCTGGAGAATTTTAAATTCAGAGATGCACTTAAAGAGGCAATGAATATGGCCCGTCTTGGCAATAAATATTTAACTGACACTGAGCCATGGAAGGTTATAAAAACGGATAAAGACAGAGTTGCGGTAATACTAAATCTTTCTCTGCAACTATGTGCTAATCTGTCAATTGCGTTTGAACCATTCTGCCCGTTCTCTTCCAAAAAATTACAGGCAATGCTTAACATTGCTCCTGCTAACAAGGAGATTTGTCCAATAAGCAAACCGTCGGGATTAATAGATTGGGCAAACATAGGCAGAACAGATTTGCTGGAAGCGGGCCATGTAATCAACGCCCCTGAATTGCTGTTCAGCAAAATAGAAGATGACGCCGTAAATGCTCAAGTTCAGAAACTTAACGATACCAAGAAAGCTAATGCAGCAAAAGCCGCAGAAGCCGCCGCTAAAGTTGTAGCGCCGCAAAAGGCTGAGTGCGTGATAGATGACTTTGACAAAATGGACATCAGAACAGCAACTGTTCTGGAGGCTGTCAAGGTTCCAAAGACTGACAAGCTGTTAAAGCTCACGATAGATACCGGCATTGACAAGCGCGTAATCGTTTCAGGCATAGCAGAATACTACACTCCGGAGCAAATGGTCGGAAAACAAATTTGCATACTTGCAAACTTAAAACCTCGTATGCTGAGAGGGATAGAGAGCAAGGGAATGATTTTGATGGCTAAGGATGGTGCGGGTAAAATGCGGTTTGTTACTCCGCAGGAGGTTGTTGCAAACGGTGCGCAAATCGGTTAG